Proteins from a genomic interval of Micromonospora sp. NBC_00389:
- the lepB gene encoding signal peptidase I, translated as MASLDLFHDAVALPALTVTVVAAQRATLCAADRSNCSRASADIAWREAAWHDPGVRKMVVLVGLVVSLTACGTLGDGARNKRYEVNSPTMEPTITEGSVVTAKVVESGDYQPRTGDIVVFDPPDSHGWNPDGTPRILRVVAVPGDTIACCNAQGRIIRNGTPQDEPYVTEPAFGAPAAFESTTVPAGKLYLLGDYREAANDSSHNGPVPVENVIGVVKR; from the coding sequence TTGGCTTCACTTGATCTGTTCCATGATGCGGTTGCTCTACCGGCACTGACCGTGACGGTGGTGGCCGCGCAGCGAGCCACACTCTGCGCAGCCGACCGCTCCAACTGCAGCAGGGCCAGCGCCGACATCGCTTGGCGCGAAGCGGCCTGGCATGATCCAGGCGTGCGGAAGATGGTCGTCCTGGTCGGACTCGTCGTTTCGCTGACCGCCTGCGGGACGCTCGGCGATGGTGCCCGGAACAAGCGCTACGAGGTCAACTCCCCCACCATGGAGCCAACGATCACGGAAGGTTCGGTTGTCACCGCCAAGGTGGTGGAGTCGGGCGACTACCAACCGCGCACGGGCGACATTGTGGTGTTCGATCCACCGGACAGCCACGGCTGGAATCCGGATGGAACGCCACGAATCTTACGAGTGGTGGCGGTGCCCGGTGACACCATCGCCTGCTGCAACGCTCAGGGCCGGATCATCCGTAACGGCACCCCCCAGGACGAGCCCTACGTCACTGAACCGGCCTTCGGGGCCCCAGCGGCGTTCGAGTCCACCACCGTTCCCGCGGGCAAGCTTTACCTCCTCGGCGACTACCGAGAGGCGGCCAACGACTCCTCGCACAACGGCCCAGTGCCGGTGGAAAACGTGATCGGCGTCGTCAAGCGCTGA
- a CDS encoding SDR family oxidoreductase, with product MALQGKVALVTGASRGIGKAIAERLAGDGASVIVNYFPSERQAAEEVVRGIVRRGGTAVAASADIADAGQLRGLFDLAEQRFGHLDIVILNAAKVTHGTIIDTSDEQFDAVFATNARAGFIALREAAIRVPDGGRIVAISAGLTRMPRAGTGVYAASKAAVDHLVRVLAHEVGARGITVNSVLPGPVLTQALPTDQQFIDAEVAQTPLARVGQPEDIADVVSFLVSEEARWVTGQTIGAGGGMF from the coding sequence ATGGCACTGCAGGGCAAGGTCGCGTTGGTGACAGGAGCGTCCAGGGGAATCGGCAAGGCCATCGCCGAACGCCTCGCCGGGGACGGGGCCAGCGTGATCGTCAACTACTTCCCCTCTGAGCGTCAGGCCGCGGAGGAAGTGGTACGAGGCATCGTGCGACGCGGTGGAACCGCGGTCGCCGCGTCTGCCGACATTGCCGATGCCGGGCAGTTGCGAGGCCTGTTCGACCTGGCGGAGCAGCGGTTCGGACACCTGGACATCGTGATACTCAATGCCGCCAAAGTGACCCACGGCACGATCATCGACACCTCCGACGAACAGTTCGACGCGGTCTTCGCCACCAATGCGCGAGCCGGTTTCATCGCGCTCCGCGAGGCCGCCATCCGGGTCCCGGACGGCGGACGGATCGTGGCGATATCCGCCGGACTGACTCGCATGCCGCGCGCCGGAACCGGCGTCTACGCGGCGAGCAAGGCGGCCGTCGACCATCTGGTCCGCGTGTTGGCGCACGAGGTGGGCGCCCGCGGCATCACCGTCAACAGTGTCCTACCTGGCCCCGTCCTCACCCAGGCGCTGCCCACCGATCAGCAATTCATCGACGCGGAGGTCGCCCAGACCCCGCTGGCCCGCGTCGGCCAGCCGGAAGACATCGCCGACGTGGTCAGTTTCCTGGTGTCGGAGGAAGCCCGCTGGGTCACCGGGCAGACGATCGGCGCCGGCGGCGGAATGTTCTGA
- a CDS encoding MarR family winged helix-turn-helix transcriptional regulator, which translates to MNADDVPIERRRPGAAAGGPISHAIFRLARAHKKLVGQLLREVGLHPGQEVLMMRLWESGPQRQTDLADEFDTDSASMTRTVQRLERAGYVRRVPDPDDRRATRVEPTPASLVLRSQVERIWADFERRTVGEMTPDEQREALRIVHQLEDNLTAHEPDPERSVSR; encoded by the coding sequence ATGAACGCAGACGATGTGCCGATCGAGCGGCGGCGGCCCGGCGCCGCCGCGGGCGGGCCGATCAGCCACGCGATCTTCCGGCTGGCCCGGGCCCACAAGAAACTCGTCGGCCAACTGCTCCGCGAGGTCGGGCTCCACCCCGGCCAGGAAGTGCTGATGATGCGACTGTGGGAGTCAGGGCCGCAGCGCCAGACCGACCTCGCCGACGAGTTCGACACCGACTCGGCCAGCATGACCCGCACCGTGCAGCGCCTCGAACGTGCCGGCTACGTACGCCGCGTGCCGGACCCCGACGACCGCCGCGCCACCCGCGTCGAGCCCACCCCGGCCAGCCTCGTCCTCCGTTCCCAGGTCGAACGCATCTGGGCGGACTTCGAACGCCGTACGGTCGGCGAGATGACCCCGGACGAACAACGCGAAGCGCTCCGCATCGTGCACCAACTGGAAGACAACCTCACAGCGCACGAGCCGGACCCCGAGCGCAGCGTCAGCCGTTAG
- a CDS encoding RecQ family ATP-dependent DNA helicase, with amino-acid sequence MMLIFRSLRLRRAARRHFGWQKLRATQLRAMRALLAGRDALVVLPTGGGKSAVYQVPATLLRGPTVVISPLLALQQDQIGNLNERRDPALRAVRISSAESPSKQAAALAELRSGAAKFLFITPEQLSSPQRLAEVRALHPALVAVDEAHCISSWGHDFRPDYLAIGHLIRGLGRPPVVALTATASPPVRDDITARLGMRKPRLVLSGLDRPNLFVAATHCPSEDQRWRKLLAMLKAGDPPGIVYVPTRRAAEELAERLSDAGFSAQAYHGGMAAGVRHRRHDDFLADRVSIMVATSAFGMGIDKRNIRWVAHVALPDSPDSYLQEIGRAGRDGEPAQALLLFRAEDVALQRFFTGGAPALEELRAVAAVLHSGSVTRTALAKVTGLGQRKVASHIALLEQVGAVTTEPTGELSVARYAPLPDQAAREALTEYGRYQAGQRSRTDMMRRFAESRGCRMQSLLGYFGEQMSRPCGHCDNCHGGTSDVLPDDGPYPLHSTVRHAKWGSGMVLGYENDRMTVLFDDVGYKTLSVSVVQSQGLLAVEANNR; translated from the coding sequence ATGATGCTGATCTTTCGCTCGCTGCGGCTACGCCGCGCGGCCCGTAGACACTTCGGCTGGCAGAAGCTGCGCGCTACGCAGTTGCGCGCGATGCGTGCGCTGCTGGCGGGCCGAGACGCGCTCGTCGTGCTGCCCACTGGGGGCGGGAAATCTGCGGTGTACCAGGTCCCTGCCACGCTGCTGCGCGGCCCCACGGTGGTGATCTCACCGCTGCTGGCGTTGCAGCAGGACCAGATCGGCAACCTCAACGAGCGGCGTGATCCGGCGTTGCGGGCGGTCCGGATCAGCTCCGCGGAGAGCCCGAGCAAACAGGCGGCAGCGCTGGCCGAGCTGCGTTCGGGCGCCGCGAAGTTCTTGTTCATCACGCCGGAACAGCTCAGTTCGCCGCAGCGGCTGGCCGAGGTCCGCGCGCTACATCCGGCGTTGGTGGCGGTTGACGAGGCGCACTGCATCTCGTCGTGGGGGCACGATTTCCGCCCTGATTATCTCGCTATCGGCCATCTGATCCGCGGCTTGGGCCGCCCCCCGGTTGTGGCGCTGACCGCCACGGCATCGCCGCCTGTGCGCGACGACATCACCGCGCGGCTCGGCATGCGTAAGCCGCGGCTCGTTCTATCCGGGTTGGACCGTCCGAATCTCTTCGTCGCGGCTACGCACTGCCCCAGTGAGGACCAGCGCTGGCGCAAGCTGCTCGCCATGCTTAAGGCGGGCGACCCGCCCGGCATCGTGTATGTGCCGACTCGCCGTGCCGCCGAGGAACTCGCCGAGCGGCTGTCCGACGCGGGTTTCTCCGCGCAGGCCTATCACGGCGGCATGGCGGCCGGCGTGCGTCACCGCCGCCACGACGATTTCCTTGCTGACCGGGTGTCGATCATGGTCGCCACGTCGGCGTTCGGCATGGGCATCGACAAGCGGAACATCCGGTGGGTGGCGCACGTTGCGCTGCCCGACTCACCGGACAGCTACTTGCAGGAGATCGGGCGTGCAGGGCGCGACGGTGAGCCAGCACAGGCGTTGCTGCTCTTTCGAGCCGAGGACGTCGCCCTGCAACGATTCTTCACCGGTGGCGCACCCGCGCTGGAAGAGCTGCGGGCTGTCGCAGCGGTCCTGCACAGCGGCTCGGTGACGCGCACCGCGCTGGCAAAGGTCACCGGTCTTGGCCAGCGCAAGGTCGCCAGCCACATCGCTCTGCTTGAGCAGGTCGGCGCGGTGACGACGGAGCCTACGGGCGAACTGAGCGTCGCTCGATACGCGCCCCTGCCCGATCAGGCGGCTCGGGAGGCACTGACCGAGTACGGCCGCTATCAGGCTGGGCAGCGTTCCCGCACCGACATGATGCGCCGCTTCGCCGAGAGTCGGGGTTGCCGCATGCAGTCGCTACTGGGTTACTTCGGAGAGCAGATGAGCCGACCCTGCGGGCACTGCGACAACTGCCACGGCGGCACCTCAGACGTGCTACCGGATGATGGGCCGTACCCACTCCACAGCACCGTGCGTCACGCCAAATGGGGATCAGGCATGGTCCTCGGGTACGAGAACGACCGCATGACCGTGCTCTTCGACGATGTCGGCTACAAGACCCTGTCGGTCTCCGTCGTGCAGTCGCAGGGCCTGCTGGCGGTCGAGGCGAATAACCGCTGA
- a CDS encoding tyrosine-type recombinase/integrase — MQARLIATNPAEGVKLPCDRSRDVKAVTISREDFFGKLLRAVPARHRAVVSTAGGAGLRRGECTGLAWSSVDLDRALLRVVQVAEETHGGILLRPYPKSRAGVRTVPLPSFLVSALRQLRTETGDPEPRTLVFRDRIGRPLRRSNFRRRVWLPSLVRAGLLGRVLNTGPHRYRAVWPDRDGVEWSAEFTTEREAVACVAAKAVGGMRFHDLRHAYATWLVTDGVPINLVQRVMGHEQASTTLNRYTHTPADYAARILDAFALPADDLLTPGVKPPSEGLSDSTGDDL; from the coding sequence ATGCAGGCTCGGCTGATCGCTACCAACCCCGCAGAGGGAGTGAAGCTCCCGTGCGACCGGTCGCGAGATGTGAAGGCGGTCACGATCAGCCGGGAGGACTTCTTCGGCAAGCTGCTCCGGGCCGTGCCGGCCCGCCACCGGGCGGTCGTCTCCACCGCTGGCGGCGCGGGTCTGCGCCGGGGTGAGTGCACCGGGTTGGCCTGGTCGTCCGTCGACCTCGATCGTGCGCTGCTGCGCGTGGTCCAGGTTGCCGAGGAGACCCACGGCGGCATCCTCCTCCGCCCGTATCCAAAGAGCCGTGCTGGCGTCCGAACCGTGCCTCTGCCGAGTTTCCTGGTCTCCGCGCTGCGCCAGCTGCGGACCGAGACCGGAGATCCGGAGCCGCGAACCCTCGTCTTCCGCGACCGGATCGGCCGCCCGCTGCGCCGGTCGAACTTTCGCCGACGGGTCTGGCTGCCCTCGCTGGTCCGGGCCGGACTGCTAGGCCGGGTTCTCAACACCGGCCCGCATCGGTACCGCGCCGTGTGGCCAGACCGAGACGGCGTCGAGTGGTCGGCCGAGTTCACCACCGAGCGGGAGGCGGTCGCGTGCGTGGCGGCCAAGGCCGTCGGCGGGATGCGCTTCCACGATCTGCGGCACGCCTACGCCACCTGGCTGGTCACTGACGGCGTACCGATCAACCTGGTGCAGCGGGTCATGGGACACGAGCAGGCGTCCACGACGCTCAATCGTTATACGCACACTCCGGCCGACTATGCCGCTCGGATCTTGGATGCCTTTGCGCTGCCTGCTGACGATCTGCTGACTCCAGGGGTCAAACCGCCCAGCGAGGGCCTGTCTGACAGCACGGGAGACGACCTGTGA
- a CDS encoding histone-like nucleoid-structuring protein Lsr2 yields MARKVITVLTDDIDGGNADRTVEFSLDGVSYAIDLSDENIGTLRKALDNYISAGRRIGRGGVDARRSAQWSASPATSRATDRARTAAIREWAAQNGYEVSERGRIPTSVLEAYRNR; encoded by the coding sequence ATGGCTCGCAAAGTGATCACGGTGTTGACAGACGACATCGATGGGGGGAACGCGGACCGTACGGTCGAGTTCAGCCTGGACGGCGTTTCATACGCCATCGACCTGTCGGACGAGAACATCGGTACCCTTCGCAAGGCCCTCGACAACTATATCTCCGCTGGCCGGCGGATCGGTCGAGGCGGTGTCGACGCCCGCCGATCCGCGCAATGGTCGGCGAGCCCCGCGACTTCCAGGGCGACCGACCGGGCGCGGACCGCCGCGATCCGTGAATGGGCCGCCCAGAACGGCTACGAGGTCTCCGAACGGGGACGCATCCCGACGTCGGTTCTGGAGGCATACCGCAATCGCTGA
- a CDS encoding serine/threonine-protein kinase — protein sequence MLRRVLGGRYQPERLLGSGGMAAVWHGRDLRLDRPVAIKVLAGAGLTEPMALERFDREARSAARLAHPNVVGVYDFGTDDGDPYLVMELVEGRSVSALLAEGPLPLAQALTIAVQTCDGLSAAHTAGVIHRDIKPGNLILTPTGVVKICDFGIARLPHAGQNTLTGAATVLGTTAYMAPEQASAAPLDARADLYALGCTVYALLAGAPPFTGDPLSVLHQHRNQPPTPLSARRDGIPLDLDALAAELLAKKPADRPSDARQVRVRFAALLGTPDLGASAVTVPGLPGAAGPVTMPNMAVVAAGGPPAGVPDVSRADRAAPPAKQRRRRGPAGMAAAVVAAVLLAVAAIAWLNSDRSRPAAQAVATPTPSAPLVEPAVVVVPTTAAPTTKAPRTRASTSDQVAPSPTSTSPRPTTTTTPTDPIVAMRLAIQHQVQTGQLNPDAAKDLHSKVDAIARQIAEGDTGRAQEESKKLRDKLDDLYKGGKLTKPGHETLTGHVDRIDARLV from the coding sequence GTGCTGAGACGTGTGTTGGGTGGTCGGTACCAGCCCGAGCGGTTGCTGGGCAGCGGTGGCATGGCCGCCGTGTGGCATGGCCGGGACCTGCGGCTGGACCGACCAGTGGCGATCAAGGTGCTGGCCGGGGCCGGCCTCACCGAACCTATGGCGCTGGAGCGCTTCGACCGCGAGGCGCGTTCGGCGGCGAGGTTGGCGCACCCCAACGTCGTCGGCGTGTACGACTTCGGCACCGACGATGGGGATCCCTATCTCGTCATGGAACTGGTGGAGGGCCGCAGCGTCTCGGCGCTGTTGGCTGAGGGCCCGTTACCGCTCGCCCAGGCGCTGACGATCGCGGTTCAGACCTGTGACGGGCTCAGCGCCGCACACACCGCGGGCGTGATCCACCGTGACATCAAGCCGGGGAACCTGATCCTTACGCCGACCGGCGTGGTGAAGATCTGCGACTTCGGTATCGCCCGTCTGCCGCACGCTGGGCAGAACACCCTCACCGGCGCGGCGACTGTCCTCGGGACCACCGCTTACATGGCACCGGAGCAGGCCAGCGCCGCCCCGCTCGACGCCCGAGCGGACCTGTATGCATTGGGCTGCACTGTCTATGCCCTGCTCGCCGGGGCTCCGCCCTTTACCGGCGATCCGCTAAGCGTCCTCCACCAGCACCGCAATCAGCCGCCCACGCCGCTGAGCGCCCGCCGCGACGGCATCCCGCTCGACCTCGATGCCCTGGCGGCCGAGTTGCTGGCGAAGAAGCCGGCCGACCGTCCGTCTGACGCCAGACAGGTGCGGGTGCGGTTCGCGGCTTTGTTGGGCACGCCGGACCTGGGTGCGTCGGCGGTAACCGTCCCGGGATTGCCGGGCGCGGCCGGTCCCGTGACCATGCCCAACATGGCGGTGGTCGCTGCGGGCGGACCACCTGCCGGTGTCCCGGATGTGTCGCGGGCAGATCGCGCGGCTCCGCCAGCGAAACAGCGCCGTCGTCGCGGCCCCGCCGGGATGGCGGCTGCAGTCGTCGCTGCCGTTCTTCTCGCCGTCGCAGCGATTGCCTGGCTGAACTCCGATCGATCGCGGCCGGCCGCGCAGGCCGTAGCGACGCCGACCCCCTCCGCGCCGCTTGTTGAGCCGGCGGTCGTAGTCGTACCTACGACAGCCGCGCCCACGACGAAAGCCCCGCGGACGCGGGCGTCGACAAGCGATCAGGTGGCGCCATCCCCGACGAGCACATCGCCCCGTCCAACCACGACCACGACCCCCACCGATCCCATCGTGGCGATGCGGTTGGCGATCCAGCATCAGGTGCAGACGGGACAACTCAACCCGGATGCTGCCAAGGACCTGCACAGCAAGGTCGATGCGATCGCCCGCCAGATCGCCGAGGGGGACACCGGCCGGGCGCAGGAGGAGAGTAAGAAGCTGCGGGACAAGCTCGACGACCTGTACAAAGGCGGCAAGCTCACCAAGCCCGGGCACGAGACGCTGACCGGCCACGTGGACCGGATCGACGCCAGGCTGGTGTAG
- a CDS encoding IniB N-terminal domain-containing protein, producing the protein MSASTSTTSTADVNSTSAADWTGNSEVAADTSATTSVDSTASAGPTPDMGVTTDMVSPQSLQDFAFGLLTNLDARAAYEADPQAALDNAGLHDATPADVQDTVPLVADYLPVQGVTSLLAGDSLGVTAGATVDGLGLNGVTGTLDNTVGGLGGSGVTGGLGGTVSGVTALAGGVTGDLGGTLDSTVDGLGVTGLAGGVTGDVGGTLDGAVGGLGVSGVAGDLGGTVHGVTGLAGGVTGDVGGTLDGAVGGLGVSGVAGDLGGTVHGVTGLAGGVTGDVGGTLDGAVGGLGVSGVAGDLGGTVHGVTGLAGGVTGDVGGTLDGAVGGLGVSGVAGDLGGTVHGVTGLAGGVTGDVGGTLDGAVGGLGVSGAAGDLGGTVHGIGSVSGDLGVHGDAYTSVDGGLLGA; encoded by the coding sequence ATGAGTGCAAGCACTAGCACCACATCGACCGCCGACGTGAACTCGACCTCCGCCGCCGACTGGACCGGCAACAGCGAGGTAGCAGCCGACACGAGCGCGACCACCAGCGTGGATTCCACCGCCAGCGCGGGGCCAACCCCCGACATGGGTGTAACCACTGACATGGTGTCGCCGCAGAGCCTGCAGGACTTCGCATTCGGACTGCTTACGAACCTCGACGCCCGAGCGGCGTACGAGGCAGACCCGCAGGCCGCGCTGGACAACGCGGGCCTCCACGATGCGACCCCGGCCGACGTGCAGGACACCGTTCCGCTGGTCGCCGACTACCTTCCAGTACAGGGCGTCACGTCCCTGCTCGCCGGCGACAGCCTCGGTGTCACCGCAGGCGCCACCGTCGACGGGCTCGGGCTCAACGGCGTGACCGGCACCCTGGACAACACCGTCGGTGGACTCGGCGGCAGCGGCGTGACCGGCGGCCTGGGCGGCACCGTGTCTGGCGTTACCGCCCTGGCTGGCGGCGTAACCGGCGACCTCGGCGGCACCCTCGACAGCACGGTCGATGGGCTCGGCGTCACCGGCCTGGCTGGCGGTGTGACCGGTGATGTTGGCGGCACGCTGGACGGCGCTGTTGGTGGGTTGGGGGTCAGCGGGGTGGCGGGTGACCTGGGTGGCACGGTGCACGGCGTGACCGGCCTGGCTGGCGGTGTGACCGGTGATGTTGGCGGCACGCTGGACGGCGCTGTTGGTGGGTTGGGGGTCAGCGGGGTGGCGGGTGACCTGGGTGGCACGGTGCACGGCGTGACCGGCCTGGCTGGCGGTGTGACCGGTGATGTTGGCGGCACGCTGGACGGCGCTGTTGGTGGGTTGGGGGTCAGCGGGGTGGCGGGTGACCTGGGTGGCACGGTGCACGGCGTGACCGGCCTGGCTGGCGGTGTGACCGGTGATGTTGGCGGCACGCTGGACGGCGCTGTTGGTGGGTTGGGGGTCAGCGGGGTGGCGGGTGACCTGGGTGGCACGGTGCACGGCGTGACCGGCCTGGCTGGCGGTGTGACCGGTGATGTTGGCGGCACGCTGGACGGCGCTGTTGGTGGGTTGGGGGTCAGCGGGGCGGCGGGTGACCTGGGTGGCACGGTGCACGGCATTGGCAGCGTCTCGGGGGACCTTGGTGTACACGGCGACGCGTACACCAGCGTGGATGGTGGGCTCCTGGGGGCCTGA
- a CDS encoding STAS domain-containing protein, with protein sequence MNPQPSWQHKVRVEPGRSAILLFGEIDVNGAAQLLDLLDETIHGTHRVDVDMEAVQFIDSTVIGALVAARNKAKAAGRQLVVTTPSSNARRGLGITGVLDVLSLGSS encoded by the coding sequence ATGAACCCCCAGCCAAGCTGGCAGCATAAGGTTCGCGTTGAGCCGGGCCGCAGCGCGATCCTGCTGTTCGGAGAAATCGACGTCAACGGGGCCGCGCAGCTCCTGGATCTCCTCGACGAGACGATCCATGGCACGCACCGTGTGGATGTCGACATGGAGGCAGTCCAGTTCATCGACTCGACCGTTATCGGTGCACTCGTCGCGGCCAGGAACAAGGCGAAGGCGGCAGGCAGACAGCTTGTCGTCACCACTCCCAGTAGCAACGCCCGACGGGGCCTGGGTATCACCGGCGTTCTGGACGTCCTCTCACTCGGCAGTAGCTGA
- a CDS encoding YcxB family protein, with amino-acid sequence MSSEQVTVGPVELSYTLTKDDWLDGFVAHRRHVRRPWLVPVLIVAALVGLLPGLISSDGSRAMSAADVAALAMVALVGIGLGLLLFRLLVAARWLYRWQVRLIMRGNPWLSESIRATVDDTGLRLISASRSETAAWSQYLRYVETDRSFVLRASERLGAAVLVLPKRGLVTGDPAGLRSLLETHCHRRA; translated from the coding sequence ATGTCATCCGAGCAGGTCACCGTCGGCCCGGTCGAACTCAGCTACACCCTCACCAAGGACGACTGGCTCGACGGCTTCGTCGCCCACCGGCGCCACGTCCGGCGTCCTTGGCTGGTCCCGGTACTGATCGTCGCCGCGCTCGTCGGGCTCCTCCCTGGGCTCATCTCTTCTGACGGCTCCCGGGCCATGTCGGCGGCTGACGTCGCAGCCCTCGCCATGGTGGCTCTCGTCGGCATCGGGCTCGGCCTGCTGCTGTTTCGGCTCCTGGTCGCCGCCCGCTGGCTCTATCGCTGGCAGGTACGCCTGATCATGCGCGGGAATCCCTGGCTGTCCGAGTCCATCCGAGCCACCGTGGATGACACCGGGTTACGTCTCATCAGCGCAAGCCGGAGCGAAACGGCCGCGTGGTCCCAATACCTGCGGTATGTCGAGACGGACCGGTCGTTCGTTCTGCGCGCGTCTGAGCGGCTTGGTGCAGCGGTACTCGTGCTGCCTAAGCGCGGCCTCGTGACCGGCGATCCCGCGGGGCTACGGTCGTTGCTCGAGACCCACTGCCACCGTCGCGCTTGA
- a CDS encoding quinone oxidoreductase family protein produces MTEQGGPGVLRLVDLPDPVPGPGQVLIRVEAAAVNFSDVMRRRGDVYPVPTPSPFVPGAEVAGTVAALGEGVDNFEIGTPVFGTVGTDGSGGYAELALAYSGGLIPVPAGLELDAAAGIVVSGLAAAVILGEVARLSPGETVFVPAAAGGVGSYAVQIAKLMGAGTIIAGASTSAKRDIALQFGADHAVDYTAPGWTDQVLELTGGRGVDVALEMTGPAHLNETLKILAPFARLVVYGSVSGTVDGLDARALQPLLYDPAPSQILTGFNLGVWFEHRLPDAAAALERLVGWISTGQVTPPAVQALPLSAAAEAHRLLEDGVTTGKLVLKP; encoded by the coding sequence ATGACCGAGCAGGGCGGGCCCGGTGTGTTGCGCCTGGTGGACCTGCCCGACCCGGTTCCCGGTCCCGGTCAGGTACTTATCCGCGTCGAGGCGGCCGCGGTCAACTTCTCGGACGTGATGCGTCGCCGCGGCGACGTCTATCCCGTCCCGACCCCTAGTCCTTTCGTCCCCGGTGCGGAGGTCGCCGGCACCGTCGCTGCCCTCGGCGAGGGCGTCGACAACTTCGAGATCGGAACGCCGGTCTTCGGCACGGTCGGGACCGATGGGTCCGGCGGTTACGCGGAGCTCGCCCTTGCCTACTCCGGGGGCCTGATCCCCGTGCCGGCCGGCCTCGAGCTGGACGCGGCTGCGGGCATCGTCGTCTCCGGACTGGCGGCCGCGGTGATCCTTGGCGAGGTTGCCCGCCTCTCGCCCGGGGAGACGGTATTCGTACCGGCCGCGGCCGGTGGAGTCGGCAGTTACGCTGTACAGATCGCCAAACTCATGGGCGCGGGGACGATCATTGCCGGGGCCAGCACGTCCGCCAAGCGGGACATCGCGCTGCAGTTCGGCGCCGACCACGCCGTCGACTACACCGCGCCGGGTTGGACCGATCAGGTTCTGGAGCTCACCGGTGGCCGCGGCGTCGATGTCGCATTGGAGATGACCGGCCCGGCGCACCTGAACGAGACCTTGAAGATCCTCGCGCCGTTCGCACGGCTCGTCGTTTACGGCTCGGTCTCCGGCACCGTGGACGGTCTGGACGCCAGGGCCCTGCAGCCATTGCTCTACGACCCCGCGCCCAGCCAGATCCTCACCGGGTTCAATCTCGGCGTTTGGTTCGAGCATCGCCTCCCCGACGCGGCGGCCGCGCTGGAGCGGCTGGTCGGCTGGATCTCCACCGGACAGGTCACCCCGCCGGCGGTGCAGGCATTGCCGCTAAGCGCTGCTGCGGAGGCCCACCGGTTGCTAGAAGACGGCGTCACGACCGGGAAGCTTGTGCTCAAGCCATGA
- a CDS encoding ATP-binding protein yields the protein MSDDGGTPESVRPAREPRRPITVLMSQHFTATTVTALRHAVEGKVAAAGLVGDPGFDFVLAVHELVTNAVRHGGGRGHLDLRREEDVLLCEISDQGAPADNLPVRLPAVDAAGGRGLWLARQLTDGLILTRRPDGLTATITVCLEPLSGTEIWSASGATHSDGPIRPGEAPE from the coding sequence ATGAGCGACGACGGGGGGACACCCGAGTCGGTCCGTCCGGCCCGGGAGCCCCGTCGCCCAATCACTGTGCTGATGTCACAGCACTTCACCGCGACGACCGTCACCGCGCTGCGTCATGCGGTCGAGGGAAAGGTCGCTGCCGCGGGGCTGGTCGGCGATCCAGGCTTCGACTTTGTGCTCGCCGTGCACGAACTGGTTACGAATGCGGTACGCCACGGCGGCGGCCGCGGACACCTCGATCTGCGCCGTGAGGAAGACGTCCTGCTTTGCGAGATCAGCGATCAGGGTGCACCGGCTGACAACCTTCCGGTGCGGCTCCCGGCGGTCGATGCCGCGGGCGGTCGTGGACTGTGGCTGGCTCGCCAGCTGACCGACGGGCTCATCCTTACCCGCCGACCCGACGGGCTGACGGCTACGATCACCGTATGCCTGGAACCACTGAGCGGCACCGAGATCTGGTCCGCATCGGGAGCAACGCATAGCGACGGTCCCATCCGCCCTGGGGAGGCACCCGAGTAA